GTCAATCGCCCGCTCGGTCGATCGTCGCCAGCCAAATCGTTCCCGGCCCGTCGGATTGGACAAGGCACGGAAATCGGTCGGCGAATTGCAAGCCGTCCATGGCCGCGAGTCCGACGGCGCGGTCGCCGACGGTCACGCCGCCCTGTCCGGTCTGCCAGAGCAGCACGCCCGGTCCCGCCGTCAGCGCGTGCGAACCAGAGAGTTCGATTCGCTCCAGGCGTGCCGTCCGGCCCCGGCGGACCATCAGGTTCAGATCGGTCACCGGACCGCCGGCCAGCTGCCCGTCCGTCGGCGCGTCACCCGGAAAGGCGAATGGGTCCGAGCGGGGGTTGAGCCGGACCGTACCGATCCCCTCGACCGTCAGGATCAGGCCGTCGCCGGCCAGGATGCCAATGATGCGGTCGATGCCCGGGAAGGTCGAGAAGGGGCCGTCGCTGGCGACCTCGGCGGCCGAAAGCCGCCAGTCGAAATCATCGAGACCCGCCCCGTCCGGAAAGACGGCGATCTCGGTCGTCACCCCGCCGCCGTTCTTCCAGGGCCTGGGCACGCGGGCGGCGGCGGGGAGCAGGACGGGCCGGCTCACCCGAGGATGCCCGGCAGATCGAGGCCCTGCTCGCGGGCGCAATCGAG
The sequence above is a segment of the Prosthecodimorpha staleyi genome. Coding sequences within it:
- a CDS encoding HutD/Ves family protein translates to MSRPVLLPAAARVPRPWKNGGGVTTEIAVFPDGAGLDDFDWRLSAAEVASDGPFSTFPGIDRIIGILAGDGLILTVEGIGTVRLNPRSDPFAFPGDAPTDGQLAGGPVTDLNLMVRRGRTARLERIELSGSHALTAGPGVLLWQTGQGGVTVGDRAVGLAAMDGLQFADRFPCLVQSDGPGTIWLATIDRAGD